In a single window of the Paenibacillus sp. MMS20-IR301 genome:
- a CDS encoding methyltransferase domain-containing protein — MNIREHLLFLRGFLRDPLRVGSILPSSPALAETLVRCIPWAEIHSVAELGAGTGTITRLIDLHRADSSQVFLFERNKTMRTYLKERFPAFMFHSNASYLLKKLNDEGVSQLDCILCGLPFFNFSDEMRERLLHQIVQALKPGGYFVAYRFSLQMKKHFAARFTIERVEFVGRNFPPAYVYVCRKPY, encoded by the coding sequence GTGAACATTCGTGAACACCTGCTTTTTCTCCGCGGATTTCTTAGAGACCCCCTACGCGTGGGCAGCATACTGCCCAGTTCTCCCGCACTGGCCGAAACACTTGTGCGGTGTATCCCCTGGGCAGAGATTCATTCAGTTGCCGAGCTTGGAGCCGGGACCGGGACCATCACACGCTTAATTGACCTGCATAGAGCTGACAGCTCGCAGGTATTCCTGTTTGAGCGGAATAAGACCATGAGGACCTATCTGAAAGAGCGGTTTCCTGCGTTTATGTTCCATTCCAATGCCTCATACTTATTAAAGAAACTGAATGATGAAGGCGTCAGCCAGCTGGACTGTATCCTATGCGGATTACCGTTCTTTAATTTCTCTGACGAGATGCGCGAAAGGCTGCTGCACCAGATTGTTCAAGCCCTCAAGCCTGGCGGCTATTTCGTGGCTTACCGGTTCTCCCTTCAGATGAAGAAACACTTTGCTGCCCGATTCACAATTGAGCGGGTTGAGTTTGTGGGCCGTAACTTCCCCCCTGCCTACGTGTATGTTTGCCGTAAACCCTATTAA
- a CDS encoding HAMP domain-containing sensor histidine kinase — MNKSAKQSKRKKKIQVSILLSMLLSIMAAVALNNLLIYFVFRVGTGMGWLGKLLPYFITPLFLTVFLLTFLTLTRRIVKDLMTLERGLQTITEGDLSHRVPVNRQDELGRVAFNINQMTERLQRQIVKEREAEQSKMEWITGISHDLRTPLTSIIGYIELLRANSFQDQEEYNRFVQNTYNKAAHLKKLLDDLFEYTRLSSSDTRLDINQIDLNQLLKQLLFEFEPIAYENELHINKELGSLPVFAALDSDKIARAIDNLLMNALKYSFRPGAIQIRLSTDHRQVTIEVENRGIPLTKEQEDKLFERFYKVDHSRSSEGIQTGSGLGLSIARNIAGLHGGSLTLHHADGLFTFALKLPLETGGSDQ, encoded by the coding sequence TTGAATAAATCCGCAAAGCAGTCGAAACGAAAAAAAAAGATTCAGGTTAGCATTCTACTCAGTATGCTGCTTAGCATAATGGCTGCTGTGGCTTTGAACAACCTGCTGATTTACTTTGTTTTCCGGGTGGGAACAGGTATGGGCTGGCTGGGCAAGCTGTTGCCGTATTTTATAACCCCGCTGTTTCTAACCGTATTTCTTCTCACTTTTCTTACGCTGACCCGCCGGATTGTCAAGGATCTGATGACTCTGGAACGCGGGCTGCAGACCATCACCGAGGGAGACTTAAGCCACCGTGTACCCGTCAACAGGCAGGATGAGCTTGGCCGGGTAGCCTTTAACATCAATCAGATGACAGAACGTTTGCAGCGGCAAATCGTGAAGGAACGGGAAGCCGAGCAATCGAAGATGGAATGGATTACCGGTATTTCTCATGACCTGCGTACTCCGCTGACCAGTATCATCGGCTACATTGAGCTTTTAAGAGCGAACTCGTTTCAGGATCAGGAAGAATATAACCGTTTTGTGCAAAATACCTACAATAAAGCCGCGCACCTCAAGAAGCTCCTTGATGATCTGTTTGAATACACCCGGCTTAGCTCTAGTGACACCCGGCTGGACATCAATCAGATTGATCTGAACCAGCTGCTGAAGCAATTGCTGTTTGAATTCGAGCCCATCGCCTATGAGAATGAGCTGCATATCAATAAAGAGCTTGGCAGCCTCCCCGTGTTCGCGGCTCTGGACAGTGACAAAATCGCCAGAGCAATCGATAATCTGCTGATGAACGCTTTGAAATACTCCTTCAGACCGGGAGCCATTCAGATCCGGCTGAGTACAGATCACAGGCAGGTGACAATAGAAGTCGAGAACCGGGGAATTCCTTTAACGAAGGAACAAGAGGATAAATTATTTGAACGTTTTTATAAGGTGGACCATTCACGGAGCAGCGAAGGCATTCAGACCGGGTCCGGGCTTGGCCTGTCTATCGCCAGGAACATCGCCGGGCTGCACGGGGGTTCGCTGACGCTTCATCATGCAGACGGCTTATTTACTTTTGCACTGAAGCTGCCTCTTGAAACCGGGGGATCAGACCAGTGA
- a CDS encoding methyltransferase domain-containing protein, which translates to MKSPKNVGSITPSSRFLAKKMIRQVDWNDITAVAELGSGTGPITRYIGANVKPEAKVFLFEMDHVMRKKLRLAYPEFSCHANAVRMKDTIHKNKVAQLDCIFSGLPFFNFERGLRDALIEQIVSSLKPGGLFVAFQYSLQMKKQLAEHFIIEDIKFVPLNVPPAFVYVCRKHI; encoded by the coding sequence ATGAAAAGCCCGAAAAATGTGGGAAGCATTACACCGAGCTCCCGTTTTCTGGCGAAAAAGATGATCCGGCAGGTGGACTGGAATGACATTACAGCCGTAGCCGAGCTGGGCTCAGGAACCGGGCCGATTACCCGTTATATTGGGGCCAATGTAAAACCGGAGGCCAAAGTTTTCTTATTTGAAATGGATCATGTGATGCGGAAGAAGCTGCGCCTGGCCTATCCGGAATTCTCATGTCACGCTAATGCTGTCCGGATGAAAGATACGATTCATAAAAACAAGGTTGCACAACTGGATTGCATCTTCAGCGGGCTGCCCTTTTTCAACTTTGAACGCGGCTTAAGAGACGCCCTAATTGAACAGATTGTCAGCTCCCTCAAGCCGGGCGGCCTGTTCGTTGCCTTCCAGTATTCCTTGCAGATGAAGAAGCAGCTCGCTGAGCACTTCATTATTGAGGATATCAAATTCGTGCCGCTCAATGTTCCGCCTGCGTTTGTATACGTCTGCCGGAAACATATATAA
- a CDS encoding AraC family transcriptional regulator, with amino-acid sequence MTISRQQLVQLYLSNLQVNVTAIGYNQVWSDWCDLDYTPGYNKFYFIQDGEGWLKIGDEEFYPQPGQFFLMPQGVQQSYSTTEGTRFTKYWCHFSAKVGQHNLFDLLQTPYYFDSTGNTASLRLFNELVLADSSKLLTAPLLKKSAMLSLIAHYIEHAVPKADNLRSSELSEPLMGVIDYIQENYRRNLTIAELAELIHVHPNYFIRIFKQHFGTSPIQYINQQKIEEAKLLLISTDLPLASICSRVGIADISYLSRLFKTITGSSPTAYRIAHAEN; translated from the coding sequence ATGACCATTTCCCGGCAGCAACTGGTACAGCTGTATCTTAGCAATCTGCAAGTGAACGTAACGGCTATTGGTTATAATCAGGTCTGGAGTGACTGGTGCGATCTGGACTACACTCCCGGCTACAACAAATTCTATTTCATTCAGGACGGGGAAGGCTGGCTGAAAATCGGGGATGAGGAGTTCTACCCGCAGCCTGGCCAATTTTTCCTTATGCCGCAAGGCGTTCAGCAATCCTATTCCACTACAGAAGGAACCAGATTCACCAAATACTGGTGCCACTTCTCAGCCAAAGTGGGTCAGCACAATCTGTTTGATCTTTTGCAGACGCCTTATTATTTCGACAGCACCGGCAATACAGCATCCCTCCGTCTGTTCAATGAACTGGTGCTTGCGGATTCGTCGAAGCTGCTCACCGCCCCCCTGCTCAAAAAATCGGCGATGCTCAGCCTGATTGCGCATTACATCGAACATGCAGTTCCTAAAGCAGACAATTTGCGAAGCTCTGAGCTATCCGAACCCTTAATGGGCGTTATTGATTATATACAGGAGAATTACCGCCGTAATCTGACCATCGCAGAGTTAGCCGAGCTCATTCACGTCCATCCCAATTATTTTATCCGGATTTTCAAGCAGCATTTCGGCACATCGCCAATCCAGTATATTAACCAGCAAAAAATAGAGGAGGCCAAGCTGCTGCTCATCTCAACGGACCTCCCCTTAGCTTCTATTTGCAGCCGGGTAGGGATTGCGGACATCTCCTACCTGTCCAGATTATTCAAGACAATAACCGGTTCCTCCCCTACAGCGTACAGAATTGCGCATGCGGAGAATTAA
- a CDS encoding alpha-N-arabinofuranosidase codes for MTTVNNAGLVIDKAYRLAEVDPRLYSSFIEHLGRAVYGGIYDPEHPEADPSGFRRDVAGMIRDIGVPLIRYPGGNFVSGYNWEDGVGPVEDRPSRLELAWRSLEPNTVGTNEFIEWARGVGADVMMAVNLGTRGVDAARHLLEYCNHPGGTYYSDLRAAHGYKEPHRIKTWCLGNEMDGPWQIGQKTAAEYGRLASETAKAMRLVDPEIELVACGSSFRSMPTYAEWEAEVLDHTYEQVDYLSLHTYYGNAENDTANYLARSLDMDHFIREIIAVCDYIKAKKRSRKTLHLSFDEWNVWFHTLESDKQVAPWQFAPELLEDCYTFEDALMVGSMLITLLNHADRVKVACLAQLVNAIAPIMTETGGRAWKQTIYYPYLHASLYGRGTVLVPVLSSGKYDSKDYTDVPLLDTAIVYDEAREALTVFVVNKSLEEASLLECDIRGFAGYRVIEQIVMTSGDVKAVNTADSPDNVVPRRIHDAGLADGRLTAVLPALSWNVIRLGKAGS; via the coding sequence ATGACTACAGTGAACAATGCCGGACTGGTTATCGACAAGGCCTACCGTTTAGCCGAAGTGGATCCCCGGCTGTACAGCTCATTTATCGAGCACTTGGGCCGTGCTGTCTATGGCGGCATTTATGATCCGGAACATCCTGAAGCAGACCCGTCCGGCTTCCGCCGCGATGTTGCCGGGATGATCCGTGATATTGGGGTGCCGCTGATCCGCTATCCGGGCGGCAACTTCGTTTCCGGCTACAACTGGGAAGATGGCGTGGGTCCGGTAGAGGACCGTCCCAGCCGTCTGGAGCTTGCCTGGCGGAGCCTGGAGCCCAATACGGTGGGAACAAATGAATTCATCGAATGGGCGAGAGGCGTAGGAGCCGATGTCATGATGGCTGTTAATCTGGGCACCCGGGGCGTCGATGCCGCACGCCATCTGCTGGAATACTGCAATCATCCCGGCGGGACGTACTATAGCGATCTGCGCGCGGCGCACGGCTACAAGGAGCCGCACCGGATCAAGACCTGGTGCCTCGGCAATGAGATGGACGGGCCCTGGCAGATCGGCCAGAAGACAGCGGCCGAATACGGGCGCCTGGCCAGTGAGACTGCCAAAGCGATGCGGCTCGTTGATCCTGAGATTGAACTGGTCGCCTGCGGCAGCTCCTTCCGTTCGATGCCTACCTACGCCGAGTGGGAAGCGGAGGTGCTTGATCATACCTACGAGCAGGTTGATTATCTGTCATTGCACACGTATTACGGCAATGCCGAGAATGATACGGCGAATTATCTGGCCCGCTCGCTGGATATGGACCATTTCATCCGTGAGATTATCGCGGTCTGTGATTACATCAAGGCGAAGAAGCGCAGCCGCAAGACGCTGCATCTGTCCTTTGACGAGTGGAATGTATGGTTCCATACGCTGGAGAGCGACAAGCAGGTTGCCCCTTGGCAGTTCGCACCGGAGCTGCTGGAGGACTGTTATACCTTCGAGGATGCGCTGATGGTCGGCAGCATGCTGATTACACTGCTGAATCATGCTGACCGGGTCAAGGTTGCCTGCCTGGCCCAGCTTGTCAATGCGATTGCACCGATTATGACGGAAACTGGCGGCCGCGCCTGGAAGCAGACGATCTATTATCCGTATCTGCATGCCTCCCTGTACGGCAGAGGAACCGTGCTTGTGCCGGTGCTGAGCTCAGGAAAATACGACAGTAAGGATTACACCGATGTGCCGCTGCTGGATACAGCCATTGTGTATGATGAAGCCCGGGAGGCGCTGACGGTCTTTGTGGTCAACAAAAGTCTCGAGGAGGCCAGCCTGCTGGAATGCGATATCCGGGGCTTTGCCGGCTACCGGGTAATCGAACAGATTGTAATGACGAGCGGGGATGTGAAGGCAGTCAATACCGCAGATAGCCCGGATAACGTAGTTCCGCGCCGGATCCATGATGCCGGGCTTGCTGACGGCCGCTTAACGGCTGTGCTGCCGGCATTATCATGGAATGTAATCCGGCTGGGCAAAGCCGGCAGCTAA
- a CDS encoding helix-turn-helix transcriptional regulator produces the protein MNAPILHFISPPIPYFVDCGHASYDVGDYHIDRNCIGVFDLIVVVKGLLPVAENGVLWQLNAGEGIILLPDGHHYGFAPCTVKTEIIWIHFQTFGSWQECIDMGDCLGNQQALMEEHKSKAYLNHADVCSIFIPKHMKISAKAMEQLELFFEQESEPKSMRNWRRQAIFQSFLQHLDRDLASPSDATAIHLAEQIELYIRNHYMEDITNPVLQKALNYHPNYLAKSMLKVFGMTPMAYLQYYRIEQSKRLLLLTSWPVARIAEEVGFHHVSHYSSCFSKKEGLSPSAFRSKFAKER, from the coding sequence ATGAATGCGCCGATTCTGCATTTCATTTCACCGCCTATTCCCTATTTCGTTGACTGCGGTCATGCATCCTACGATGTTGGTGATTATCACATTGACCGCAACTGCATAGGCGTGTTCGATCTGATCGTCGTGGTCAAGGGCCTCCTGCCGGTCGCCGAGAACGGGGTCCTGTGGCAGTTAAATGCAGGGGAAGGGATCATTCTCCTGCCGGACGGCCATCATTACGGCTTTGCCCCCTGCACGGTGAAAACTGAAATTATCTGGATTCACTTCCAGACCTTCGGCAGCTGGCAGGAATGTATTGATATGGGTGACTGCCTCGGTAATCAGCAGGCGCTGATGGAGGAGCACAAGAGCAAAGCCTACCTCAACCACGCCGATGTCTGCTCCATCTTTATCCCGAAGCATATGAAGATCTCCGCCAAAGCGATGGAACAGCTGGAGCTGTTCTTCGAACAGGAATCCGAGCCGAAATCCATGCGCAACTGGCGGCGCCAGGCCATCTTTCAGTCCTTCCTGCAGCATCTGGACCGGGATCTGGCTTCGCCGAGCGATGCTACCGCGATTCATCTGGCAGAGCAGATCGAGCTGTATATCCGCAATCATTACATGGAGGATATCACCAACCCGGTGCTGCAGAAGGCGCTGAACTACCATCCCAATTACCTCGCGAAGAGCATGCTCAAGGTCTTCGGCATGACGCCGATGGCTTACTTGCAATATTACCGGATCGAACAGTCCAAGCGGCTGCTGCTCCTCACTTCCTGGCCTGTGGCGCGTATCGCCGAGGAGGTCGGCTTCCATCATGTCTCCCATTACTCCTCCTGCTTCTCCAAGAAGGAAGGGCTCTCCCCGTCGGCATTCCGCAGCAAATTTGCGAAAGAGCGTTAG
- a CDS encoding extracellular solute-binding protein: protein MKKQGLVTLAAMMAMSMGLSACGGNGSNNENAATNAPAQTNNAQAEGTNAGGNAKAEKLVFWTFVDAHQKFMESMADSWNQANPDKQIELEGTTIPYDDMHTKLLIALQSGVGAPDLVDIEQSKFPNFMKGTPQLVSLNDILEPELGNIVKSRVEIYSKDATYYGIDYHVGATVMYYNKELMDQAGLNADDIKTWSDFETAGKTMLEKTGKPMITFEGNGNWSWWPAISQQGSDQVDAEGNPTVDAPVNVQTMQFFQKLVKEGVAAVAPGAGHDTEEYFGYMDSESAASVFMPFWFMGRFTDHMPDLKGKMIIRPMPAWTEGGNRSAGMGGTATSITNQAKNPELLKEFLAYAKLSKEGNIQIWKQLGFDPIRTDVWTDPAMKESNKYTDYFGTDIFDTLLSVKDEIAPVNIREISPKVFDAIRNIAIPMIFIDMNDPAAALKKVQDSLK from the coding sequence ATGAAGAAGCAAGGATTAGTTACACTGGCGGCAATGATGGCTATGAGCATGGGGCTGAGCGCCTGCGGGGGAAATGGAAGCAATAATGAGAATGCTGCCACGAATGCACCGGCACAAACAAATAATGCTCAAGCCGAAGGCACGAATGCCGGCGGAAATGCAAAAGCGGAAAAACTGGTGTTCTGGACCTTTGTGGATGCGCATCAGAAATTTATGGAGAGTATGGCCGACAGCTGGAACCAGGCTAACCCTGACAAGCAGATTGAGCTGGAAGGCACTACGATTCCTTATGATGATATGCATACCAAGCTGCTGATTGCCCTGCAATCCGGCGTAGGCGCCCCAGATCTGGTTGATATTGAACAAAGTAAATTCCCGAACTTCATGAAGGGCACACCGCAGCTGGTCTCCCTGAATGATATCCTTGAACCCGAGCTGGGCAATATCGTCAAGTCCCGGGTGGAAATCTACAGCAAGGATGCTACTTATTACGGTATTGACTACCATGTCGGTGCTACGGTGATGTACTACAATAAAGAGCTGATGGATCAGGCCGGCTTGAACGCTGATGACATCAAGACCTGGTCCGATTTCGAGACCGCCGGCAAAACAATGCTGGAAAAGACCGGCAAGCCGATGATTACATTTGAAGGCAATGGCAACTGGTCATGGTGGCCTGCGATCAGCCAGCAGGGCTCCGATCAGGTGGATGCTGAAGGCAACCCGACTGTAGATGCTCCGGTCAATGTGCAGACAATGCAATTCTTCCAGAAGCTGGTCAAGGAAGGGGTGGCAGCTGTTGCTCCGGGTGCCGGCCATGATACTGAAGAGTACTTTGGCTACATGGACTCTGAAAGCGCTGCTTCTGTCTTCATGCCGTTCTGGTTCATGGGCCGCTTCACCGACCATATGCCTGACCTTAAGGGGAAAATGATCATCCGTCCGATGCCGGCCTGGACGGAAGGCGGAAACCGTTCCGCAGGTATGGGGGGAACCGCTACCTCAATTACTAATCAGGCTAAGAACCCGGAACTGCTGAAGGAGTTCCTGGCATATGCCAAGCTGTCCAAGGAAGGCAACATTCAAATCTGGAAGCAGCTCGGCTTCGATCCGATCCGCACCGATGTATGGACGGATCCGGCAATGAAGGAATCCAACAAATATACGGATTACTTCGGCACAGATATCTTCGATACACTGCTTAGCGTTAAGGATGAAATCGCACCGGTCAACATCCGTGAAATCTCGCCAAAAGTATTCGATGCCATCCGCAACATAGCGATTCCAATGATCTTCATCGATATGAATGATCCGGCAGCAGCCTTGAAAAAGGTGCAGGACAGCCTGAAGTAA
- a CDS encoding sugar ABC transporter permease, translating into MQQQINREPALASKPRNRLANSQALAPYLFVLPFIISFLLFFAYPLINAIIMSFQSVLPGEVTFVGLDNYRELWNTDFADALYNSSRYTLFTLVLLIPVPLLLAVMLNSKKMPFSNFFRSTLFIPALTSVVVAGVVFRMIFGELDGALMNSFLHLFGISSQRWLYSSELSMFALLVLASWRWIGINILYFLSALQNIPSDLYEAADIDGAGTRTKFMRITVPLLKPITVYVLTISIYGGYAMFTESYMLWAGKPSPQNIGLTIVGYIYQQGFQYFNLGFGSAIGITLLGITLVVSMLQLILTGMFKKEE; encoded by the coding sequence ATGCAACAACAAATAAACAGAGAACCGGCTTTAGCTTCCAAGCCGAGAAACCGACTGGCAAATTCTCAAGCGCTCGCCCCCTATTTGTTTGTATTGCCGTTTATAATCTCATTTCTTCTGTTTTTTGCTTACCCGTTGATCAATGCCATCATCATGAGCTTCCAGAGTGTACTGCCCGGAGAAGTGACCTTCGTCGGTCTGGATAACTACCGCGAGCTGTGGAATACAGATTTCGCCGATGCCTTATACAACAGCAGCCGCTATACCCTGTTTACACTGGTGCTGCTGATTCCGGTTCCCCTGCTGCTCGCTGTAATGCTGAATTCGAAAAAAATGCCGTTCAGCAATTTTTTCCGCTCGACGCTGTTTATTCCTGCCCTTACTTCAGTAGTGGTGGCGGGGGTAGTGTTCCGCATGATCTTCGGAGAGCTGGACGGCGCACTGATGAACTCATTCCTGCATCTGTTCGGCATCTCCAGCCAGCGCTGGCTGTACAGCTCAGAGCTGTCCATGTTTGCCCTGCTGGTGCTCGCCTCATGGCGCTGGATCGGAATCAACATTCTGTATTTCCTATCTGCACTGCAGAACATTCCGTCCGATTTATATGAAGCGGCAGATATTGACGGCGCCGGTACAAGAACGAAATTTATGCGGATTACAGTACCGCTGCTGAAGCCGATTACCGTCTATGTGCTGACGATCAGTATTTATGGCGGTTATGCCATGTTCACCGAGAGCTACATGCTCTGGGCGGGTAAGCCGTCACCGCAAAATATAGGGCTGACGATCGTCGGCTACATTTATCAGCAAGGGTTTCAATATTTCAATCTTGGCTTCGGTTCCGCAATAGGGATTACACTGCTTGGCATTACGCTCGTAGTCAGCATGCTGCAGCTTATTCTGACCGGTATGTTCAAGAAGGAGGAGTAG
- a CDS encoding carbohydrate ABC transporter permease, protein METAPRKKFTASSLLLLVLFTILAVLMLFPLYALFLASLKPASELFRYGLNVRLDFDLMSLDNYRSIFAGKGEAGHYFQWYSNSVIITVLFTVLSLLLSSMVGYGLGMYRFKGRSLIFTLVLVVMMIPVEIILLPLYKLTVSLKLINSVWGIILPFMVAPLPIFFFRQFALGLPKDFMDAGRIDGCTEIGIFFRIMVPLMAPAYGAITILQAMNSWNNFLWPLIVLRTTDKFTLPIGLASFVTPLGSNYEALISGAVLAILPILVLFLFFQRYFIEGLTVGGVKG, encoded by the coding sequence ATGGAAACTGCACCGCGCAAAAAATTCACCGCATCTTCTTTGCTCCTGCTGGTCCTGTTCACCATACTGGCCGTGCTGATGCTGTTCCCGCTGTATGCCCTGTTCCTGGCTTCCTTGAAGCCGGCCAGTGAATTGTTCCGGTACGGGCTGAATGTCCGGCTTGATTTCGACTTAATGAGCCTGGATAATTACCGCAGCATCTTCGCGGGGAAAGGCGAGGCGGGCCACTATTTCCAGTGGTATTCCAACAGTGTAATCATTACGGTGCTCTTCACCGTGCTGAGCCTGCTTCTGTCATCCATGGTCGGCTATGGACTCGGCATGTACCGGTTCAAGGGCCGCAGCCTGATATTCACGCTGGTCCTGGTCGTAATGATGATCCCTGTGGAGATTATTCTCCTGCCGTTATACAAATTAACGGTAAGCCTGAAGCTGATTAACTCCGTATGGGGGATTATTCTGCCCTTCATGGTTGCGCCGCTGCCGATCTTCTTCTTCCGCCAGTTTGCCCTGGGGCTGCCGAAGGATTTCATGGATGCGGGCCGGATTGACGGCTGCACCGAGATCGGAATTTTCTTCAGGATTATGGTACCGCTGATGGCACCGGCCTACGGTGCAATTACGATTCTGCAGGCGATGAACAGCTGGAATAACTTCCTGTGGCCGCTGATCGTTCTTAGAACTACCGATAAGTTCACCCTGCCGATCGGCCTTGCCTCATTTGTTACCCCGCTGGGCAGCAATTATGAAGCGCTGATATCAGGTGCTGTTCTGGCAATCCTGCCGATTCTTGTCCTGTTCTTATTCTTCCAGCGTTACTTTATCGAAGGGCTGACTGTAGGCGGAGTCAAGGGCTAA
- a CDS encoding DUF4432 family protein, producing MTMHEWALTGNQDQIINLPNGGCLKRSSTQDHPGAAMTIIELSNGRLMFTVLIERGLDIGVLYLGEQKMSWERSGSYLLHPSDVDLQEADGTGWMKGFYGAVAAIGPECFGTPGEGFTLHGSGSYSAALPESIQVFWDDQSVRIEGIVPVKDRSGRLLFEKWIRMSTVWGGTLLCREERVRNCSSQVQVLDDGYHIQLSGAYMEQGGRYVLPAERQALLLRDSAPAEENPLHIPARAEGPYPMRCYQYVPGKVAGLARYPGLAPYVSTMNLSRGLTAEMIVDTAGTCAGYVIRPLADFPRSLIAKQIDSSFMFAIEPCRSRPNRMSQKITDGEALFIEAGETLSSSCIIGLTDSSEEIRGMERLILAGIDP from the coding sequence ATGACCATGCATGAATGGGCGTTAACAGGCAATCAGGATCAGATCATTAACCTGCCTAATGGCGGCTGCTTGAAGAGAAGCAGCACTCAGGATCACCCGGGAGCGGCTATGACAATAATTGAACTGTCCAATGGCCGCCTGATGTTCACCGTACTTATTGAACGGGGGCTCGACATAGGCGTGCTGTATCTTGGGGAGCAGAAGATGAGCTGGGAGCGAAGCGGCAGCTATTTGCTGCACCCGTCGGATGTTGACCTTCAGGAGGCAGACGGTACAGGCTGGATGAAGGGCTTTTACGGAGCGGTAGCTGCTATTGGGCCGGAATGCTTCGGCACACCGGGCGAAGGCTTCACCTTGCATGGTTCGGGATCGTATTCAGCAGCACTGCCGGAGAGCATTCAAGTCTTCTGGGATGACCAGTCTGTCCGGATAGAAGGAATAGTTCCGGTGAAGGACCGGTCCGGCAGGCTGTTATTCGAGAAATGGATCCGGATGAGTACCGTCTGGGGAGGAACGCTCCTGTGCCGTGAAGAGAGGGTCAGAAACTGCAGCAGTCAGGTGCAGGTTCTTGATGACGGATATCATATCCAGTTATCCGGTGCTTATATGGAGCAGGGAGGCAGATACGTACTGCCTGCTGAGCGGCAGGCGCTATTGCTCAGAGATTCAGCGCCTGCGGAGGAGAACCCGCTGCACATTCCCGCAAGGGCTGAAGGGCCATACCCGATGAGATGTTATCAGTATGTGCCTGGAAAGGTGGCAGGTCTGGCCCGGTATCCGGGCCTTGCTCCATATGTAAGCACCATGAATCTAAGCAGAGGGTTAACCGCCGAGATGATTGTCGATACGGCAGGCACATGTGCGGGCTATGTGATCCGGCCGCTCGCGGACTTTCCCAGATCGCTGATTGCGAAGCAGATTGACAGCAGCTTCATGTTCGCCATCGAGCCGTGCCGGTCACGGCCGAACCGGATGTCACAGAAGATCACTGACGGTGAGGCGTTATTCATTGAGGCCGGGGAGACCCTGTCATCGAGCTGCATCATCGGTCTTACGGATTCCAGTGAAGAGATTCGCGGGATGGAGAGGCTGATTCTGGCCGGAATCGATCCTTAA